Proteins encoded in a region of the Labrus mixtus chromosome 19, fLabMix1.1, whole genome shotgun sequence genome:
- the si:ch211-140b10.6 gene encoding protein POLR1D-like, whose protein sequence is MAEDHELEKRAVEELLKETDRARVRAETMGPAGWLKCPLRSTNKRFLLNTLRSTGLQRRTSEPRAEQPSTRGRLRRSESPDRSRDRSRTPPRDHRSKRGHIDHKHHHKDSCNNKDKRRERDKERSYRHGDNRDQRHERDGQPEQRHRQSS, encoded by the exons ATGGCAGAAGATCACGAACTGGAGAA GCGTGCAGTCGAAGAGCTCCTTAAGGAGACTGACAGGGCTCGGGTAAGAGCAGAGACCATGGGCCCTGCAGGATG GCTGAAGTGTCCCCTGCGGAGCACCAACAAGCGCTTCCTCCTAAACACCCTGCGCTCCACTGGCCTGCAGCGACGCACCAGCGAGCCCAGAGCCGAACAGCCCTCCACAAGAGGGCGCCTGAGGAGGAGTGAGTCCCCAGACAGAAGTCGAGACCGCAGCAGAACACCTCCCAGAGATCACAGGAGTAAAAGAGGACACATagaccataaacatcatcacaaaGACAGCTGCAATAACAAGGataagaggagggagagagacaaagagaggagttACAGGCACGGAGACAACAGAGAccagagacatgagagggacGGCCAGCcagagcagagacacagacagagttCATGA